The proteins below are encoded in one region of Buttiauxella gaviniae:
- the murC gene encoding UDP-N-acetylmuramate--L-alanine ligase gives MNTQQLAKLRSIVPEMRRVRHIHFVGIGGAGMGGIAEVLANEGYQISGSDLAPNPVTQQLSALGATIYFNHRPENVLDASVVVVSTAISMDNPEIVAAHEARIPVIRRAEMLAELMRFRHGIAIAGTHGKTTTTAMVSSIYAEAGLDPTFVNGGLVKAAGTHARLGHSRYLIAEADESDASFLHLQPMVSVVTNIEADHMDTYQGDFENLKQTFINFLHNLPFYGLAVMCVDDPVIRELLPRVGRKITTYGFSEDADVRVENYQQKGPQGHFTIVRQDKPALHVTLNAPGRHNALNAAAAVSVATEEGIDDADILRALESFQGTGRRFDFLGEYSLAPVNGKEGSAMLVDDYGHHPTEVDATIKAARAGWPDKNLVMIFQPHRFTRTRDLYDDFANVLSQVDSLLMLDVYSAGEAAIPGADSRSLCRTIRGRGKVDPILVPDASQIADILAPVLTGNDLILVQGAGNVGKVARTLAEFKLQSNTKEGDHHG, from the coding sequence ATGAATACACAACAACTGGCGAAACTGCGTTCTATCGTGCCCGAGATGCGTCGCGTCCGGCACATTCACTTTGTTGGCATCGGCGGCGCCGGTATGGGCGGTATTGCCGAAGTTTTAGCTAACGAAGGTTACCAGATCAGTGGGTCTGATCTGGCTCCGAACCCGGTCACGCAACAGTTGTCGGCGCTGGGCGCCACGATTTATTTCAACCATCGTCCGGAAAACGTACTTGATGCAAGCGTCGTCGTGGTTTCTACCGCGATCTCTATGGATAACCCGGAAATTGTTGCCGCTCACGAAGCGCGTATTCCGGTTATTCGCCGTGCGGAAATGCTTGCTGAGCTGATGCGTTTCCGTCATGGCATCGCGATTGCCGGGACGCATGGCAAAACAACGACCACGGCGATGGTTTCCAGCATTTATGCCGAAGCGGGTCTTGATCCGACTTTTGTTAACGGCGGTCTGGTTAAAGCCGCAGGCACGCATGCGCGTTTGGGGCACAGCCGTTACCTGATTGCTGAAGCTGATGAGAGTGACGCGTCATTCCTACACCTCCAGCCGATGGTGTCCGTGGTGACAAATATCGAAGCTGACCATATGGATACCTACCAGGGCGACTTCGAAAATTTAAAGCAGACGTTCATTAACTTCCTGCACAACTTACCGTTTTATGGCCTGGCCGTAATGTGTGTGGACGATCCGGTTATCCGTGAGTTGCTGCCGCGCGTAGGTCGCAAAATTACTACTTATGGCTTTAGCGAAGACGCAGATGTGCGCGTCGAAAACTATCAGCAGAAAGGTCCGCAAGGGCATTTCACCATTGTTCGTCAGGACAAACCTGCTTTGCATGTCACGCTGAATGCACCGGGTCGCCACAATGCGTTAAACGCAGCGGCAGCGGTATCTGTTGCGACAGAAGAAGGCATTGATGACGCTGATATTTTGCGTGCGCTGGAAAGCTTCCAGGGAACAGGGCGTCGCTTTGATTTCCTGGGCGAGTACTCACTCGCGCCGGTAAATGGAAAAGAAGGCAGCGCCATGCTGGTGGATGACTACGGTCACCATCCGACTGAGGTTGATGCCACTATTAAAGCTGCGCGTGCAGGTTGGCCAGATAAAAATTTGGTCATGATTTTCCAGCCGCACCGTTTCACGCGAACTCGTGATTTATATGATGATTTCGCTAATGTATTGTCGCAGGTCGATTCATTGTTGATGCTGGACGTATATTCTGCTGGCGAAGCGGCGATTCCAGGGGCTGATAGCCGCTCACTGTGCCGTACCATTCGCGGTCGTGGAAAGGTTGACCCTATTCTGGTCCCTGATGCGAGCCAAATTGCGGATATTTTAGCGCCAGTGTTGACGGGAAATGACCTCATCCTGGTGCAGGGCGCAGGGAATGTAGGCAAAGTTGCCAGAACCCTGGCTGAATTTAAGTTGCAGTCCAACACTAAGGAAGGAGACCACCATGGCTGA
- the ftsW gene encoding cell division protein FtsW: MRLSLPRLRMPRIPGFAILSWLASALKGWVMGSREADSNNIVMYDRTMLWLTFGLAAVGFIMVTSASMPVGQRLANDPFLFAKRDGLYIVLAFALAMVTLRLPMEFWQRHSTAMLLLSIVMLLVVLVVGSSVNGASRWIAFGPLRIQPAEFTKLSLFCYLANYLVRKVDEVRNNLRGFLKPMGVILVLAVLLLAQPDLGTVVVLFVTTLAMLFLAGAKLWQFLAIIGMGISAVILLILAEPYRIRRVTSFWNPWDDPFGSGYQLTQSLMAFGRGELWGQGLGNSVQKLEYLPEAHTDFIFSIIGEELGYIGVVLALLMVFFVAFRAMSIGKRALEMDQRFAGFLGCSIGVWFSFQALVNVGAAAGMLPTKGLTLPLISYGGSSLLIMSTAIMLLLRIDYETRLAKAQAFTKGAK, encoded by the coding sequence ATGCGCTTATCTCTCCCTCGCCTGCGTATGCCTCGAATCCCTGGATTTGCCATCCTGAGCTGGTTGGCATCGGCGTTAAAAGGCTGGGTGATGGGCTCCCGGGAAGCGGATTCCAATAACATCGTCATGTACGACCGCACCATGTTATGGCTAACCTTTGGCCTGGCTGCGGTAGGCTTTATTATGGTGACATCCGCATCAATGCCCGTTGGGCAGCGCCTTGCTAATGACCCATTCCTGTTTGCGAAACGTGACGGGCTATACATCGTTCTGGCGTTCGCATTAGCCATGGTGACATTACGTCTGCCAATGGAGTTCTGGCAGCGCCACAGTACCGCTATGCTCTTGCTCTCTATTGTGATGCTGCTAGTCGTGTTGGTGGTGGGGAGTTCGGTTAACGGTGCGTCGCGTTGGATTGCTTTTGGTCCATTGCGTATTCAGCCTGCTGAGTTCACCAAGCTGTCGCTGTTCTGTTATCTCGCCAACTACCTGGTTCGTAAGGTTGATGAGGTGCGTAATAACCTGCGTGGCTTCCTCAAACCGATGGGCGTGATTCTGGTGCTGGCCGTGTTATTGCTGGCCCAGCCTGACCTCGGTACGGTTGTTGTGCTGTTTGTGACCACGCTTGCGATGCTGTTCCTTGCGGGCGCTAAACTCTGGCAGTTCCTCGCAATTATCGGCATGGGGATTTCGGCGGTTATTCTGCTTATCCTCGCCGAACCGTATCGTATTCGCCGCGTAACGTCTTTCTGGAATCCGTGGGATGACCCGTTCGGCAGCGGCTACCAGCTGACACAATCTCTGATGGCATTTGGCCGCGGTGAATTGTGGGGGCAGGGTTTAGGTAACTCGGTTCAAAAGCTCGAATATTTACCGGAAGCCCATACCGACTTCATCTTCTCAATTATCGGAGAAGAGCTCGGATATATCGGTGTGGTGCTGGCATTATTGATGGTATTCTTCGTGGCTTTTCGTGCTATGTCCATCGGTAAACGTGCATTAGAAATGGACCAGCGTTTTGCAGGCTTTTTGGGCTGCTCAATCGGAGTCTGGTTTAGTTTCCAGGCGCTGGTGAACGTGGGTGCAGCAGCGGGGATGTTACCGACCAAAGGTCTGACATTACCGCTGATCAGTTACGGTGGTTCAAGCCTGTTGATTATGTCCACAGCAATCATGTTATTGCTGCGTATTGATTATGAAACACGTCTGGCTAAAGCCCAGGCGTTTACGAAGGGTGCGAAATGA
- the murG gene encoding undecaprenyldiphospho-muramoylpentapeptide beta-N-acetylglucosaminyltransferase, with product MSNQTRRLMVMAGGTGGHVFPGLAVAHHLMAQGWQVRWLGTADRMEADLVPKHGIEIDFIRISGLRGKGLKAMLMAPVRIFNAWRQARAIMKAYRPDVVLGMGGYVSGPGGLAAWSLGIPVVLHEQNGIAGLTNKWLSKIAKKVMQAFPGAFPNADVVGNPVRTDVLALPLPQERFAGREGPVRILVVGGSQGARVLNQTMPQVAGRLGDSVTIWHQCGKGAEAVVRQAYAEAAQPQHKVTEFIDDMAAAYAWADVVVCRSGALTVSEVAAAGLPALFVPFQHKDRQQYWNALPLEKAGAAKILEQPQFTVDAVTQTLAGWDRATLLAMAERARAVSIPDATERVANEVSAAALA from the coding sequence ATGAGTAATCAAACCCGGCGGTTAATGGTGATGGCAGGTGGGACCGGCGGGCATGTGTTTCCGGGTCTGGCAGTAGCGCATCACTTAATGGCTCAGGGCTGGCAAGTACGCTGGCTGGGAACCGCCGACCGTATGGAAGCAGACTTAGTTCCTAAGCATGGGATTGAAATCGATTTTATTCGTATTTCAGGCTTACGTGGAAAAGGCCTGAAAGCAATGCTCATGGCACCGGTGCGTATTTTCAATGCCTGGCGTCAGGCGCGGGCCATCATGAAAGCTTATCGCCCGGATGTCGTTCTGGGCATGGGCGGTTATGTTTCAGGCCCTGGCGGTCTGGCGGCCTGGTCACTGGGTATTCCCGTGGTGTTGCATGAGCAGAATGGTATTGCCGGTCTGACCAATAAATGGCTGTCAAAGATTGCCAAAAAAGTTATGCAGGCATTTCCTGGGGCATTCCCCAATGCTGATGTAGTGGGCAATCCGGTGCGAACTGATGTGCTGGCTCTACCGCTGCCGCAGGAGCGTTTTGCAGGGCGTGAAGGCCCGGTGCGGATTTTAGTGGTGGGTGGCTCTCAAGGCGCACGCGTGCTGAACCAGACGATGCCACAAGTGGCTGGTCGCCTGGGCGATAGCGTCACTATTTGGCACCAGTGTGGTAAAGGTGCCGAGGCGGTTGTGCGTCAGGCCTATGCCGAAGCCGCTCAGCCTCAGCATAAAGTGACCGAATTTATTGATGATATGGCTGCCGCGTATGCGTGGGCTGATGTCGTGGTTTGTCGCTCCGGTGCATTAACCGTCAGTGAAGTCGCGGCCGCAGGATTACCTGCACTGTTTGTTCCCTTCCAGCATAAAGACCGGCAGCAATACTGGAATGCGCTGCCTTTGGAAAAAGCTGGAGCGGCAAAAATACTGGAGCAACCACAATTTACTGTGGATGCCGTTACCCAAACTCTCGCCGGATGGGACCGCGCGACGTTACTGGCAATGGCCGAGCGTGCGCGTGCTGTATCCATTCCTGATGCCACAGAGCGGGTAGCAAATGAAGTGAGCGCCGCAGCACTGGCGTAA